A stretch of DNA from Micromonospora peucetia:
GGCGCGAGCACGACGCCAACGCCTTCGCCGGGTTGTTCGCCGAGGACGGGACGCTGATCCTGCCCGGCGTCTTCGTTCAGGGACGCGACGCCATCAGGCAGTTCATGGCGAACGCGTACGCCGGCCCGTACCGCGGGACGACGGTCACCGGGACGCCGATCACGATCCGGCCGCTCGGCCCGGGCGCCGTGGCGCTGCTGACCGAGGGCGGCGTGATCGCCGCAGGCGCCGAGGAGTTGGCGCCGGAAAACGCGATCCGGGCGTCGTGGATCCTGGTCAAGGAGAACGACAACTGGGTGCTCGCGGTCTACCAGAACTGTCCGCGCGACCGTTCCTGAATTCCCTGTCGGTAAACCGGACTCGCC
This window harbors:
- a CDS encoding SgcJ/EcaC family oxidoreductase, which encodes MTSTTASAEVDRSEQAAVAAVSVRMVNAWREHDANAFAGLFAEDGTLILPGVFVQGRDAIRQFMANAYAGPYRGTTVTGTPITIRPLGPGAVALLTEGGVIAAGAEELAPENAIRASWILVKENDNWVLAVYQNCPRDRS